One window of the Mytilus galloprovincialis chromosome 14, xbMytGall1.hap1.1, whole genome shotgun sequence genome contains the following:
- the LOC143058901 gene encoding nephrin-like, translated as MQSIVCSANSTSLAYPMLHEVQLDIQYSPTVEIHVTRIPSKRKLVLICNPNGNPTNYTFGDWEHWSEFKEHIRNLKGTSDGTLTLLRSNNNKGLHKTDGIYKCVVSNGIYGTNGNFYQKGTTLVYNKVPPIFVNANKPIQIGCYGQKLNLTVLLYNKYGTMETTISNPNKPLYTDIYQQMIQTQDIFHDVNVTVSGVKITFQLTLNKAEDFTDYTIKACNEIGCNKLTVEITSENRPETPTNVSVIPFEKHIAVSWCPGYNGGFPQTFFVEYKAEDEEVWIRSGPVTGNFEIRMSEIMYDIIPNTRYYVRVLSKNKIGESNTTTVITLGLSNNKYDVEAILLVLLVDIAVVLVKAVWEVVLVVLLVVIAITVWTASFHLRRKANNASDIDNPSEEEVRENFQMEPVDNQLYLSSDDPDLAPAQNVRNQSVPNTRLTSSTSQDNQTNQMQLHNHNEANGGRSCTYIKRGVVPSVHNRQEPRKIHELNYSDITFNDAPTMRGAVIHGNVDRTIYSEINLMAAPVAPLSSSESECDESDENDILFMHM; from the exons atgCAATCAATTGTATGTTCTGCCAACAGTACATCACTAGCTTATCCAATGTTACATGAAGTACAGTTAGATATACAGT ATTCACCAACTGTTGAGATACATGTAACACGAATACCATCAAAGCGCAAGTTAGTACTGATCTGCAATCCGAACGGGAACCCTACAAATTATACGTTTGGCGATTGGGAACACTGGTCTGAATTCAAAGAACATATTCGAAATCTTAAAGGGACATCTGACGGTACATTAACCTTACTGAGATCCAACAATAACAAGGGGCTACATAAAACTGATGGGATATACAAATGCGTAGTATCGAACGGTATATATGGTACAAATGGAAACTTCTACCAGAAAGGAACAACACTCGTatacaataaag TTCCGCCGATATTTGTGAATGCAAATAAGCCAATTCAAATTGGATGTTATGGTCAGAAGTTGAATTTAACAGTACTTTTATACAACAAGTATGGCACAATGGAAACGACTATTTCAAACCCAAACAAGCCTCTGTATACAGATATTTACCAGCAAATGATTCAGACACAGGACATTTTCCATGATGTCAACGTAACAGTATCTGGTGTAAAGATAACATTCCAACTAACACTAAATAAAGCAGAAGATTTCACAGATTATACAATTAAAGCTTGCAACGAAATAGGATGTAATAAACTAACGGTAGAGATAACATCTGAAA ATCGTCCAGAGACTCCAACAAATGTTTCAGTGATTCCATTTGAGAAACATATAGCAGTATCCTGGTGTCCTGGATATAACGGGGGATTCCCCCAGACGTTTTTCGTAGAATATAAAGCCGAAGACGAGGAAGTATGGATTCGTTCAGGACCTGTAACTGGTAACTTTGAGATACGGATGTCTGAAATCATGTATGACATTATTCCAAATACTCGATACTACGTTCGGGTACTGTCCAAAAATAAAATTGGAGAAAGTAATACGACGACTGTGATAACTTTAG GGTTATCGAACAACAAGTATGATGTAGAGGCTATTTTGCTGGTATTGTTAGTCGATATAGCAGTTGTATTAGTTAAAGCTGTGTGGGAAGTTGTATTAGTCGTTTTATTGGTTGTTATAGCTATTACAGTGTGGACTGCCTCGTTCCACTTACGACGAAAAg ctAACAATGCATCTGACATTGACAATCC caGTGAAGAAGAAGTTAGAGAGAATTTTCAAA TGGAACCAGTTGACAACCAGCTCTACCTTTCATCTGATGACCCGGATTTGGCTCCTGCACAAAACGTACGTAATCAAAGCGTTCCAAATACAAGATTGACATCATCAACTTCTCAAGATAACCAAACTAACCAGATGCAACTGCATAACCATAATGAAG CAAATGGTGGAAGATCGTGTACTTATATAAAGAGGGGCGTGGTACCGTCAGTGCATAACCGTCAAGAACCCCGTAAG ATTCATGAACTAAACTATTCAGATATTACATTCAACGATGCGCCGACGATGCGAGGCGCTGTTATACATGGAAATGTTGATAGAACCATTTATTCTGAAATAAATTTAATGGCAGCTCCTGTAGCGCCACTCTCCAGCAGTGAAAGTGAATGCGATGAAAGCGATGAGAATGACATTTTATTTATGCATATGTGA